A genomic region of uncultured Paludibaculum sp. contains the following coding sequences:
- a CDS encoding DUF4011 domain-containing protein: protein MANEVFGGIEARGGSVAEVTTGERGGDSLARQAIIKLFDDTRKRLVETGTRNRLVHVNRANTRGNVLNIVNERSDDVYALLLGGTTMRFAALGQDKSEDREQVVLADDGEHGFDEERYTDHQLDTRLGPNALQKKLLKIAREAQTAEEESGVNLLYLALGFLTWYEDKSSTLPREAPLVLIPVKLCRNARTSTYDIRARDEDVLTNLPLQQRLKDDFGIDLPELEVNEGWKPSDYFERVETMIAARDRWKITPDAIQLGFFSFSKLLMYRDLNIGAWEGDALAGHALTRGLLYERFDAEEPLFKPTDRLDAVLPPEKLFHVVDADASQAKVIEEVRAGRNVVVQGPPGTGKSQTITNIVAAAVRDGKRVLFLAEKMAALSVVHERLVKVGLRDVCLELHSRSANKKSVLGELARTLSQASAVPGVPGESTSLAESRDRLNDLAAALHRPIGNTGETAYSVLGRQSLFIGGGCPPPSLKAECLSSISREAEASLLAAIDSYGAMLGVGEQGESHPFEGSRNLDLQPVDLARLASMLSLAHDSVSALAASMRTPFVALGIAGPNTLKAVAPVADALERLEKLPADGCTIARAVLGASDIPRLREALQAGASWRKAHDEATAVFVESAFSSSTGHLRGPLVAGTRSFFARWGGSYRRASRELGGLLREGLPKTAAERVERIDRLAAIATLKAGWESDQDYCSRILGSAWRGEKSAFARLLEIADWCARLSEASVKMPWGKAIDLASQPGAAASMLRTLRETEPSARNAVLAVTELVDLDPAVLGENEFAAADLAAMATRFERMAGATAVQDRTDPSHPVLNSKGS, encoded by the coding sequence CAGGAGAACGCGGCGGAGATTCGCTGGCCCGGCAGGCGATCATCAAGTTGTTCGATGATACGCGAAAGCGGTTGGTCGAAACCGGGACACGCAATCGCCTTGTTCATGTCAATCGCGCCAACACGCGCGGCAACGTCCTGAATATCGTCAATGAGCGATCAGACGATGTTTACGCCTTGCTGCTTGGCGGCACGACCATGCGGTTCGCGGCGTTGGGGCAAGATAAGAGTGAGGATCGTGAACAAGTGGTTCTCGCCGACGATGGCGAGCATGGTTTCGATGAAGAACGTTATACCGACCATCAGCTCGACACCCGACTTGGCCCGAATGCGCTTCAGAAGAAGCTTCTGAAGATCGCGCGGGAGGCTCAGACGGCGGAAGAAGAGTCCGGCGTCAATCTGCTTTACCTCGCGCTGGGATTTCTCACTTGGTATGAGGATAAATCCTCCACACTGCCGCGCGAGGCCCCGCTTGTTCTGATTCCCGTCAAACTGTGCCGCAATGCCCGCACTTCAACTTACGACATCCGTGCCCGCGATGAAGATGTGCTAACCAATCTGCCGCTTCAGCAAAGGCTAAAAGACGACTTCGGAATCGATCTGCCCGAACTAGAGGTCAACGAGGGTTGGAAACCCTCAGACTATTTTGAACGAGTCGAGACCATGATCGCCGCACGTGACCGTTGGAAAATCACCCCGGACGCCATCCAGCTTGGTTTTTTCAGTTTCAGCAAATTGCTGATGTATCGCGATCTGAACATCGGTGCTTGGGAGGGTGACGCGCTAGCCGGTCATGCGCTGACAAGAGGATTGCTCTACGAACGTTTCGATGCCGAAGAGCCGCTATTCAAGCCCACTGATCGGTTGGATGCGGTGCTACCGCCTGAAAAGCTCTTTCACGTGGTTGATGCCGACGCCTCACAAGCCAAGGTCATCGAGGAGGTCCGCGCCGGGCGTAATGTGGTGGTCCAAGGGCCGCCGGGAACGGGCAAATCGCAGACCATCACCAATATTGTCGCGGCTGCGGTTAGGGATGGCAAGCGGGTCCTGTTCCTTGCCGAAAAGATGGCTGCGCTATCGGTGGTGCATGAGCGGCTAGTTAAGGTGGGGCTGCGCGATGTCTGCCTCGAACTACATTCCAGGAGCGCGAACAAGAAATCCGTTCTCGGAGAACTGGCGCGTACTCTGTCGCAAGCCAGCGCCGTGCCTGGCGTGCCCGGAGAGTCAACTTCCCTTGCAGAAAGCCGCGACCGGCTAAATGATCTGGCGGCAGCATTGCACCGTCCCATCGGGAATACAGGTGAGACAGCCTACAGCGTGCTCGGTCGCCAATCCCTGTTCATAGGCGGTGGATGTCCACCTCCTAGCCTCAAGGCGGAATGCCTATCGTCCATCTCGCGAGAGGCTGAGGCCAGTCTACTGGCGGCCATTGACAGCTACGGCGCCATGTTGGGAGTCGGCGAGCAAGGCGAGTCGCATCCGTTCGAGGGTTCCCGCAATCTTGACCTTCAGCCGGTGGACTTGGCTCGGCTTGCCTCCATGCTGTCCCTCGCGCACGACAGCGTCAGCGCCCTCGCCGCCTCGATGCGCACTCCTTTCGTAGCACTCGGCATAGCCGGTCCGAACACCTTGAAGGCCGTTGCGCCCGTCGCCGATGCCCTAGAACGGCTAGAGAAATTGCCAGCCGACGGTTGCACCATTGCCCGCGCAGTTCTAGGCGCATCTGACATACCACGTCTTCGTGAAGCGTTGCAGGCGGGAGCCTCTTGGCGCAAAGCGCACGACGAAGCCACCGCAGTGTTCGTTGAGTCGGCATTTTCCTCGTCTACCGGCCATCTGCGCGGGCCACTGGTGGCAGGCACCCGTTCATTCTTCGCACGCTGGGGTGGTAGCTATCGCCGCGCATCACGTGAACTGGGCGGGTTGTTGCGTGAAGGCTTGCCTAAGACCGCTGCGGAACGGGTGGAACGGATTGATCGCCTCGCGGCGATAGCGACGCTGAAAGCGGGTTGGGAGAGCGATCAAGACTATTGCAGCCGTATTCTCGGCAGCGCCTGGCGCGGCGAGAAAAGCGCTTTTGCGAGATTGTTGGAGATCGCCGACTGGTGTGCTCGCTTGTCCGAAGCGTCGGTGAAGATGCCTTGGGGTAAGGCGATCGATCTCGCGAGCCAGCCAGGCGCGGCGGCGTCAATGCTGCGGACCCTACGGGAGACGGAGCCATCTGCCCGCAACGCTGTGCTGGCTGTCACGGAACTTGTCGATCTCGACCCCGCCGTTTTGGGCGAGAACGAGTTTGCAGCAGCAGATTTGGCAGCTATGGCGACGCGCTTTGAGCGGATGGCTGGAGCCACTGCTGTCCAAGATAGGACAGACCCGTCGCATCCAGTGTTGAATTCAAAGGGTTCCTGA
- the ltrA gene encoding group II intron reverse transcriptase/maturase, translating to MTKAPSSLQELRRRIYRKAKSETTHRFWGLFVHITKIETLEEAYRIAKGNGGAPGIDGQSFQDIESAGQAAFLAAVREELITGRYKPMPNRRVEIPKGNGKVRMLQIPCIRDRVVQGALKLILEAVFEADFCPNSYGFRPRRSPHRALAEVRRSVMRRMSTVIDVDLSRYFDTIRHSVLLDKIAKRIQDPQVMHLVKQVIQAGGKIGVPQGGPFSPLAGNIYLNEVDWFFDTIRRKTAEGGYEAVNYHRFADDVVITVSGHHTKRGWAERALQRLREQIAPLGVELNQEKTRVVNTLNGEAFGFLGFDLRRVRRQDRGGHFILMTPKKKARKAVKARVREIIARGGATPAQALVKRINATLAGWVNYFRVGNSSRAFSEVRDYVEMKVRTLLTRRKRRRKRSVGWRRWSNEYLYDVLGLYWDWKIQPLPGVGRGDVKMAGGQQDS from the coding sequence ATGACAAAGGCACCCAGCAGTCTGCAGGAACTGAGACGGCGGATCTATCGAAAGGCGAAGTCTGAAACGACGCATCGCTTCTGGGGTCTCTTTGTGCACATCACGAAGATCGAGACCCTCGAAGAGGCTTACCGTATCGCCAAAGGGAACGGTGGTGCCCCGGGCATCGACGGCCAGAGCTTCCAGGACATTGAGTCCGCGGGGCAGGCCGCGTTTCTGGCGGCGGTGCGGGAAGAGCTCATCACAGGCAGGTACAAACCCATGCCGAACCGCCGGGTGGAGATCCCGAAGGGCAACGGCAAAGTCCGAATGCTGCAGATTCCCTGTATCCGCGACCGTGTGGTGCAAGGGGCGCTGAAGCTGATCCTGGAAGCAGTCTTCGAGGCGGATTTTTGCCCGAACTCCTACGGATTTCGACCGAGGCGGTCACCACATCGCGCGCTGGCGGAAGTCAGGCGCAGTGTGATGCGGCGCATGTCCACGGTCATCGATGTTGATTTGTCGCGCTATTTCGACACGATCCGGCATTCGGTGCTTCTGGACAAGATCGCCAAGCGGATCCAGGACCCACAAGTCATGCACCTTGTGAAGCAGGTGATCCAAGCCGGCGGCAAGATTGGTGTCCCGCAAGGGGGACCGTTCAGCCCGCTGGCGGGGAACATCTATTTGAACGAGGTCGACTGGTTCTTCGACACGATTCGGCGCAAGACGGCAGAAGGGGGCTACGAGGCGGTCAACTATCACCGGTTCGCCGACGATGTTGTGATCACCGTCAGTGGGCACCATACCAAACGGGGCTGGGCCGAACGGGCCCTGCAACGGCTCCGGGAACAGATCGCACCGCTGGGTGTGGAGCTGAACCAGGAGAAGACCAGGGTGGTGAATACGCTGAACGGGGAAGCCTTCGGGTTCCTGGGTTTCGACCTGCGCCGGGTACGCAGGCAAGACAGGGGGGGACATTTCATCCTGATGACTCCGAAGAAGAAAGCTCGCAAAGCAGTGAAGGCGAGGGTTCGCGAGATCATTGCGCGCGGGGGAGCAACCCCAGCGCAAGCACTGGTGAAGCGGATCAACGCCACGCTGGCTGGATGGGTGAACTACTTCAGAGTGGGTAACTCCAGTCGAGCCTTTAGCGAGGTTCGCGACTACGTCGAGATGAAGGTCCGGACACTGTTGACGCGGCGGAAACGGCGGCGAAAGCGGAGTGTGGGCTGGCGGCGATGGAGTAACGAATACCTGTACGACGTACTGGGGCTGTATTGGGACTGGAAGATCCAGCCGCTGCCCGGAGTCGGGCGGGGCGACGTGAAAATGGCCGGCGGTCAACAGGACTCATAA